The following coding sequences lie in one Candidatus Cloacimonadaceae bacterium genomic window:
- a CDS encoding T9SS type A sorting domain-containing protein, which produces MKLILQSGSESGVYGGDYYHRTYVWDTVVSNTDPVLPVDAILLSVFPNPFNPETSISYTLPIAGHVSLKIYNSRGQLIQILVDEVRGAGKHIVVWNGKDSSQRSVSSGLYLCRIANDGKHAAKKMLLLK; this is translated from the coding sequence ATGAAACTAATTCTTCAATCCGGGTCGGAATCTGGTGTTTATGGCGGAGACTACTATCATAGAACTTATGTCTGGGATACAGTCGTATCGAATACGGATCCGGTGCTGCCTGTCGATGCAATTTTGCTCAGTGTTTTTCCCAATCCATTCAATCCGGAAACCTCGATATCCTACACCTTGCCGATAGCTGGGCACGTATCCCTAAAAATCTATAACAGCCGCGGTCAACTGATTCAGATATTGGTCGATGAGGTGCGTGGAGCTGGAAAACACATCGTTGTCTGGAACGGAAAGGACAGTTCCCAGAGAAGCGTGTCTTCAGGCTTGTACCTTTGCCGGATCGCCAATGACGGCAAACACGCGGCAAAGAAGATGCTGCTGCTAAAATAA
- a CDS encoding TatD family hydrolase, producing MKLFETHAHLDLPDFDSDREALIAKCHAAGIEYIINIGFNKETSLSSFELARKHLHIFATVGYHPHDATDFDAELIKRLAREKKVLAIGEIGLDFFRNLSPYSVQREVFANQAHLAVDYDLPVVVHNRDAHQECYKILKNEGVKHAVFHCFSGDIIFAQQVLDEGWMISFTGTVTYPNAHLEDVIRLMPIDQFMIETDCPYLPPHPHRGERNSPLFLHLVAEKIAQIREMTPNDVAEKAFDNAHRFFRVPPDPVKPTHHKAGHKK from the coding sequence ATGAAGTTGTTTGAGACTCACGCTCATCTGGATTTGCCAGATTTTGATTCCGACCGCGAGGCGCTGATTGCAAAATGTCATGCTGCCGGAATCGAGTATATCATCAATATCGGTTTCAACAAGGAAACCAGCCTAAGTTCTTTTGAACTGGCAAGAAAGCATCTGCACATCTTTGCCACGGTGGGCTATCACCCGCACGACGCCACGGATTTTGACGCTGAACTGATCAAGCGTCTGGCAAGGGAAAAGAAGGTGTTGGCGATCGGAGAGATCGGGCTCGATTTCTTTCGCAATCTATCGCCATACTCGGTTCAGCGCGAGGTTTTTGCCAATCAGGCGCATCTGGCGGTGGATTATGATCTGCCGGTGGTGGTGCACAACCGAGACGCTCATCAGGAATGCTATAAGATCCTTAAAAACGAAGGAGTTAAGCACGCGGTATTCCACTGCTTTTCCGGAGACATCATCTTTGCCCAGCAGGTTCTTGATGAAGGTTGGATGATCTCCTTCACCGGGACGGTCACCTATCCAAACGCCCATCTCGAGGATGTGATTCGTTTGATGCCGATCGATCAGTTTATGATCGAAACGGATTGTCCTTATTTGCCTCCGCACCCGCATCGCGGAGAGCGTAACAGCCCACTTTTTCTACATCTGGTGGCGGAGAAGATCGCCCAGATCAGAGAAATGACCCCAAACGATGTTGCGGAAAAGGCATTTGACAATGCGCACCGCTTTTTCCGCGTCCCTCCCGACCCAGTCAAACCTACTCATCATAAAGCAGGACATAAAAAATGA